Proteins encoded within one genomic window of Ammonifex degensii KC4:
- the rpsR gene encoding 30S ribosomal protein S18, which translates to MKKDRRSRRKKRICSFCVEKIDKVDYKDVNRLKKFISDRGKILPRRITGNCARHQRMLTVAIKRARIMALLPFVSE; encoded by the coding sequence GTGAAAAAGGACAGACGCTCGCGGCGCAAGAAGCGCATTTGCAGCTTCTGCGTGGAGAAGATAGATAAGGTGGACTATAAGGATGTCAACCGCTTGAAGAAGTTCATCTCCGACCGGGGTAAGATCCTGCCCCGGCGCATAACGGGTAACTGCGCGCGCCACCAGCGCATGCTCACGGTGGCTATAAAGCGGGCCCGGATCATGGCCCTGCTGCCCTTCGTGAGCGAATAA
- a CDS encoding single-stranded DNA-binding protein → MLNRVILIGRLVRDPELRYTPTGTPVGSFTVAVDRPGGNRQGERRTDFIDVVVWSGLAEVCHRNLTRGRLVAVEGRLQIRSYDDSQGIRRRAAEVVAENVRFLDRPKDAGREQMPDASKESEDLDMSEVIDFSDDDIPF, encoded by the coding sequence GTGCTTAACCGGGTCATCTTGATCGGCCGGCTGGTGCGCGATCCTGAGCTGCGCTATACTCCTACGGGGACGCCCGTGGGAAGCTTCACGGTAGCCGTTGACCGGCCGGGGGGCAACCGGCAGGGGGAGCGGCGGACGGACTTCATCGACGTGGTGGTGTGGTCGGGGTTGGCGGAAGTTTGCCATCGCAACCTGACGCGTGGAAGGTTGGTGGCAGTAGAGGGGCGCTTACAAATCCGCTCCTACGACGACAGCCAAGGGATAAGGCGCCGCGCGGCCGAAGTGGTGGCGGAGAACGTGCGCTTCCTGGACCGGCCTAAGGACGCCGGGAGGGAGCAGATGCCCGACGCTTCTAAAGAGAGCGAAGACTTGGACATGTCGGAGGTCATAGACTTCTCTGACGATGATATTCCGTTCTAG
- the rpsF gene encoding 30S ribosomal protein S6, with product MRAYETMYIVRPQVEGEALEAVVEKFKKIVEDGGGTVVSIDRWGKRRLAYPIEKEREGQYIVMRFQAEPPVVQELDRVFKITGDVLRHIIVREDE from the coding sequence ATGCGGGCCTACGAGACTATGTACATCGTGCGCCCTCAGGTGGAAGGAGAAGCCCTAGAGGCAGTGGTGGAGAAATTTAAGAAGATAGTGGAAGACGGGGGCGGCACGGTGGTAAGCATAGACCGCTGGGGGAAGCGGCGGTTGGCGTACCCGATCGAGAAAGAGCGGGAAGGCCAGTACATAGTCATGCGCTTTCAGGCCGAACCGCCCGTAGTGCAGGAACTCGACCGGGTATTTAAGATCACCGGGGACGTCCTCCGCCACATCATCGTCCGGGAGGACGAGTAG
- a CDS encoding DUF951 domain-containing protein, with protein sequence MVKLEVGMRLRLKKPHPCGSEVWEILRTGVDVRLRCCGCGRIILLPREKVLRLLRAVESPGHTP encoded by the coding sequence GTGGTAAAGCTGGAGGTGGGGATGCGGCTGCGCCTGAAAAAGCCTCATCCTTGCGGGAGCGAAGTGTGGGAGATCTTACGCACCGGGGTAGACGTGCGTCTCAGGTGCTGCGGGTGCGGGCGAATAATCCTTCTCCCCCGGGAAAAAGTTCTGCGCCTCCTGCGGGCGGTAGAAAGCCCTGGCCATACCCCTTAA
- a CDS encoding CvpA family protein yields the protein MNWLDLVLLLLIGAGAWKGWRQGLILSLLYMAAVFVGFVVASRYASRLADILDRNWHLTAWLAREILQHLGSRAGAFPTEEMAYRLAAAVVGGLSFFLLFLLAERIFFFSATALTSLVKPLGFPLVDRTAGLLIGALWGFLFSAAVFFLVQKMAEVSLLPYVVNPLAEVLATSHLASYYRGFWQAVKTFSPVLRQGGMLVW from the coding sequence ATGAACTGGCTTGATCTTGTCCTTTTGCTTTTAATAGGGGCGGGAGCCTGGAAGGGCTGGCGGCAGGGGTTGATCCTGAGCCTTCTGTACATGGCGGCTGTTTTTGTGGGCTTCGTGGTCGCCAGCCGCTACGCTTCCCGGCTAGCCGATATTCTCGACCGCAACTGGCACTTAACCGCCTGGTTGGCGCGCGAGATCCTGCAACACCTCGGGAGCAGAGCAGGAGCTTTTCCCACCGAAGAGATGGCCTACCGGCTGGCGGCGGCGGTGGTCGGGGGGCTTTCCTTCTTCCTCCTTTTCCTGCTGGCCGAGAGGATCTTCTTCTTTTCCGCCACCGCGCTTACCAGCCTGGTAAAGCCCTTAGGCTTTCCACTAGTGGACCGAACCGCGGGGTTACTCATAGGAGCCTTGTGGGGGTTTCTCTTCAGCGCGGCGGTCTTCTTCCTGGTGCAGAAAATGGCAGAAGTTTCCTTGCTTCCTTACGTCGTTAACCCTCTGGCCGAGGTGCTGGCTACCAGCCACTTGGCCTCTTACTACCGAGGATTCTGGCAGGCGGTCAAGACCTTTTCGCCTGTGCTACGCCAGGGGGGCATGCTTGTGTGGTAA
- the yyaC gene encoding spore protease YyaC, which produces MEGFLDLTCNRVLKAQPRFRIHYGAPDASYRLAAELGKYLKPYLRHPGTPLVLLCIGTDRSTGDALGPLVGSQVAAASCPHYHVYGTLAEPVHAANLQSKLKEIYARHQHPFILAVDASLGRPESVGYINVGEGPIFPGAGVHKNLPPVGDLHITAVVNVGGFLEYLVLQNTRLNLVMQQAKVIAEALLQAVSAPYLSQAALG; this is translated from the coding sequence GTGGAAGGATTCCTCGACCTTACCTGCAACCGCGTGCTCAAAGCGCAGCCGCGCTTTCGCATACACTACGGTGCTCCCGATGCGTCCTACCGGTTGGCGGCGGAGTTGGGCAAGTACTTGAAGCCTTACCTTCGACATCCCGGTACTCCTCTGGTCCTCCTTTGCATAGGAACCGACCGTTCTACCGGGGACGCCCTCGGACCCTTGGTAGGGAGCCAGGTGGCGGCGGCCTCCTGCCCACACTACCATGTCTACGGGACGCTGGCCGAACCGGTGCACGCTGCCAATCTACAAAGCAAACTCAAGGAGATTTACGCCCGTCACCAGCACCCTTTCATATTGGCAGTGGACGCCTCGCTGGGAAGGCCGGAGAGTGTGGGCTACATAAACGTAGGGGAAGGGCCCATCTTCCCCGGGGCAGGAGTGCACAAAAATCTTCCTCCGGTAGGGGATCTGCACATAACGGCGGTGGTCAACGTGGGGGGATTTCTGGAGTACCTGGTCCTGCAAAACACCCGCCTCAATTTGGTAATGCAGCAAGCGAAGGTGATAGCTGAAGCCCTCTTGCAGGCAGTATCCGCACCTTACCTAAGCCAGGCCGCTTTAGGCTAA
- a CDS encoding phosphoribosyltransferase — MDRVDAGRQLAARLKGRNYPRGLVLAIPRGGVVVGAEIARELKLPLDVIIPRKIGAPGNPELAIGAVTQDGIPLFNEDLVQRLRVTPEEKEVLVREALEEVERRLKRYRASLPPVSWRDRTIILTDDGIATGFTVLAALRSLKRASPREIILAVPVAPPDTLSFLRPEVDELVCLYAPEFFMAVGQFYEHFEQTTDEEVIALLEELGPKQEA, encoded by the coding sequence GTGGATCGGGTGGATGCGGGAAGGCAGTTGGCGGCGCGTCTCAAAGGAAGGAATTACCCCAGGGGCTTGGTGCTGGCCATCCCCCGGGGCGGGGTGGTGGTGGGAGCGGAGATAGCCCGGGAGCTAAAGCTTCCCCTGGACGTGATCATCCCGCGCAAGATCGGAGCTCCCGGCAACCCGGAGTTAGCCATAGGGGCGGTGACCCAGGACGGTATCCCCCTCTTTAACGAAGATCTGGTGCAGCGGCTGAGGGTGACGCCGGAAGAAAAAGAAGTGCTGGTGCGGGAGGCGTTGGAGGAGGTGGAAAGGCGGCTCAAGCGCTACCGCGCTTCCCTTCCTCCAGTCTCCTGGCGTGACCGGACTATCATCCTCACCGACGACGGCATAGCCACCGGGTTTACCGTCCTGGCAGCGCTGCGCTCGCTCAAAAGGGCTTCTCCCCGGGAGATCATCTTGGCCGTTCCGGTGGCCCCTCCCGATACTCTGTCCTTCCTGCGCCCGGAGGTAGACGAGTTGGTTTGTCTTTATGCTCCCGAATTTTTCATGGCGGTCGGGCAGTTTTACGAACATTTCGAACAGACCACCGACGAGGAAGTAATCGCCCTCCTGGAAGAACTCGGCCCTAAGCAGGAGGCATGA
- a CDS encoding DUF4446 family protein, translated as MAEFWLAYGPYLCGALGFLALLSFFISFFCIRRLQRLLNLQRQLARQLEDPEFVFRLAALNEDYQETKKLLLELQKRQEEQEEKLRKCVRTPVLKRYNAFADVGGELSFSAVFLDGEGDGFILTGLYGRREARMYAKEVRRGAPQARLAKEEEEVLAAAKQGG; from the coding sequence GTGGCGGAGTTCTGGCTGGCTTACGGGCCCTACCTTTGCGGCGCCCTGGGATTCTTGGCCCTGCTCTCCTTCTTCATCTCTTTCTTCTGTATCCGACGCCTGCAAAGGCTCTTGAACCTGCAGCGGCAGCTGGCGCGGCAACTGGAAGACCCCGAGTTTGTCTTCCGCCTGGCCGCGCTTAACGAAGATTACCAGGAGACAAAAAAGCTCTTGCTAGAGCTCCAAAAGCGGCAAGAGGAACAGGAAGAGAAGCTGCGCAAATGCGTGCGGACGCCAGTGTTGAAGCGCTACAACGCCTTTGCCGATGTGGGTGGGGAGTTAAGTTTCAGCGCCGTCTTTCTGGACGGTGAAGGGGACGGCTTTATACTCACCGGGCTTTACGGCCGTCGCGAAGCGCGCATGTACGCCAAGGAAGTAAGGAGAGGTGCGCCTCAGGCCAGACTAGCGAAAGAAGAGGAGGAAGTGCTGGCGGCAGCCAAGCAAGGGGGCTGA